A region of Candidatus Paceibacterota bacterium DNA encodes the following proteins:
- a CDS encoding matrixin family metalloprotease — MSKTKNIISLACIILILTLGISYLVHNFFLNPCRQPITYSIGEIDPRFNLTRSDVIKALNQAEAIWEKPTGKNLFAYDEAGKLKVSFVYDSRQESTVTLQRLGMSINEDEKTYDSLKIQYNASLSGYNTQKQTLTDLIDRYNSAKAEYDSEVTTWNKKGGAPKQEYDRLNEEKNSLMALASQIQSLQGELNKMVDTINAMANVLNRLAAALNLNVNKYNTIGLGQETEFQEGVYKKDLTGAQIIVYQFDSYTKLVRVLAHEFGHALGLSHFNNPEAIMYSVNQSDNLNLSASEISAVKAMCRIP; from the coding sequence ATGAGCAAGACAAAAAACATAATTAGCCTAGCTTGCATTATCCTAATTTTAACATTAGGAATAAGCTATTTAGTGCATAATTTTTTCTTAAATCCTTGCCGACAACCAATTACTTATTCTATTGGTGAGATAGACCCCCGTTTTAATTTAACTCGTAGTGATGTTATTAAGGCGCTAAATCAAGCAGAGGCAATCTGGGAAAAGCCCACTGGTAAAAATTTATTTGCTTATGACGAAGCGGGAAAATTAAAAGTATCTTTTGTATACGATAGCCGCCAAGAGTCTACTGTTACGCTTCAACGATTGGGTATGTCAATTAATGAGGATGAAAAAACTTACGATTCCTTAAAAATCCAATATAATGCATCACTTTCTGGCTATAATACCCAAAAACAGACTTTGACCGACCTGATTGACCGTTATAATTCAGCCAAAGCGGAATATGACAGTGAAGTCACTACTTGGAATAAAAAAGGCGGCGCTCCTAAACAAGAATACGACAGATTAAACGAAGAAAAAAACAGCTTAATGGCTTTAGCTTCCCAGATTCAATCTCTTCAAGGCGAACTGAACAAAATGGTGGATACCATTAATGCTATGGCTAATGTTTTAAACAGGCTAGCTGCGGCTCTCAATTTAAATGTCAATAAGTATAATACGATTGGTCTTGGCCAGGAGACAGAATTTCAGGAGGGAGTTTATAAAAAAGATTTAACCGGTGCGCAAATAATTGTGTATCAATTTGATAGTTATACTAAATTAGTGCGCGTCCTAGCTCACGAATTTGGTCATGCCTTGGGTCTCTCGCATTTTAATAATCCAGAAGCTATCATGTATTCTGTAAATCAAAGTGATAATCTAAACCTATCGGCTTCAGAAATTTCTGCTGTTAAGGCAATGTGCCGCATTCCATAA